A single region of the Salvia splendens isolate huo1 chromosome 18, SspV2, whole genome shotgun sequence genome encodes:
- the LOC121776941 gene encoding titin-like — MEDDTAVVAEGLDLASRAVGESEETGIERVPEGPAYQPGDRADDSQAREEEIMPESPQPEAEMGDTSIEEQETEAKEAEPEIDVPVPVAPPVVKPKAVKKKLVLKGEPKASRPKPQRVSQRCLGRWAASKAKANTAENPEEIVSEEQKDTPKRTGDEPIHATGLEDTAVSPAQSEQGKETERVVEGLDLAPESVGPDGSKKIDARVHGETTSTAQDESLLQAEEEARYQQARKRKGKAPIQRKSITKKSRVVNTGIVITEAARRTPPSRQELSDSEYAVSEESASDSDISLEDEEPRNNYFWTIIANLYIPQ, encoded by the coding sequence ATGGAAGATGACACTGCCGTGGTGGCTGAGGGGCTAGACCTTGCATCACgggcagtaggagagagtgaagaGACAGGGATAGAACGGGTACCAGAAGGCCCAGCCTACCAGCCTGGAGACCGAGCAGACGACAGCCAAGCTAGGGAAGAAGAGATAATGCCGGAATcaccccagccagaagcagagaTGGGTGATACATCTATTGAAGAACAGGAAACGGAAGCAAAGGAAGCAGAGCCGGAAATTGATGTACCCGTCCCAGTAGCGCCACCAGTAGTAAAACCGAAGGCCGTCAAGAAGAAGTTGGTATTGAAGGGCGAACCTAAGGCTAGTCGGCCAAAGCCGCAAAGGGTGTCACAACGATGCTTGGGGAGGTGGGCAGCAAGTAAAGCCAAAGCAAACACGGCAGAGAATCCGGAGGAAATTGTAAGCGAAGAGCAAAAGGACACTCCCAAAAGGACTGGGGATGAGCCTATACATGCTACTGGCTTAGAAGATACCGCGGTTTCTCCAGCACAGAGCGAGCAAGGCAAAGAAACTGAAAGGGTGGTTGAGGGTCTGGACCTTGCACCCGAGTCAGTAGGGCCTGATGGATCTAAGAAAATCGATGCTCGTGTCCACGGAGAGACCACTTCTACTGCCCAAGATGAGTCTCTACTTCAAGCGGAGGAGGAAGCCAGATACCAACAagccagaaagaggaaagggaaggccCCGATTCAAAGAAAGTCGATAACCAAGAAGTCCAGAGTGGTGAACACTGGAATAGTCATCACTGAAGCTGCTCGGAGAACACCACCGAGCCGACAGGAATTGAGCGACAGTGAGTATGCGGTCAGCGAGGAATCAGCCTCCGACAGcgatatctctttggaggaTGAAGAGCCGAGGAACAACTACTTCTGGACGATCATCGCGAACTTGTACATCCCCCAATAG
- the LOC121776940 gene encoding UDP-glycosyltransferase 75C1-like, producing MADAKGLTFLGFDDGYDDGFKLSGDTKKFMTSIRSNGSKALRDAIAAAAEEGHPVTCLVYSLILPWATEVARELHNPSAIENPNPRSSAALQNRSSLLPSSSELDNSAIAASKEQFDLLDAEPGKPKVLVNTFDSLEAEALSALDCYELISIGPLIPSAFIGGEDPSENSFGSDLFEKSDCCIEWLNSKPQSSVVYVSFGSLLRLPKAQKEEIAGGLLRSRRPFLWVMRDSEEEEEKLSCSEDLDKIGKIVTWCSQLEVLTHQSLGCFVTHCGWNSTLGSLSCGVPVVGFPGLADQGTNAKMIEDVWRIGVRVRGNEDGIVESREIWRCVEEVMDGGLKSLEYRQNANKWKGLAGEAVAENGNWGVARKMRK from the exons ATGGCGGACGCCAAGGGCCTAACCTTCCTTGGATTCGACGACGGATACGACGACGGTTTCAAGCTCAGCGGCGACACCAAAAAATTCATGACTAGTATACGAAGCAACGGCTCCAAGGCCTTGAGAGACGCCATCGCTGCCGCAGCGGAGGAGGGCCACCCCGTCACATGCCTAGTCTACTCGCTCATCCTCCCTTGGGCGACGGAGGTGGCGCGTGAGCTCCACAACCCCAGCGC GATAGAAAATCCAAATCCCCGGAGCTCCGCCGCTCTCCAAAACCGATCTTCCCTCCTCCCTTCCTCTTCAGAATTGGATAATTCTGCGATTGCGGCATCTAAGGAGCAGTTCGACTTGCTCGACGCCGAGCCAGGCAAGCCTAAGGTGCTCGTCAACACCTTCGACTCGCTCGAGGCGGAAGCGCTCAGCGCGTTAGACTGCTATGAGCTGATCTCAATCGGACCGTTAATTCCCTCCGCCTTCATCGGCGGAGAGGATCCGTCAGAGAACTCGTTCGGCAGCGACCTCTTTGAGAAATCCGACTGCTGCATCGAGTGGCTAAACTCGAAACCGCAGTCATCGGTGGTATATGTGTCCTTTGGGAGCCTGTTGAGGCTCCCGAAGGCGCAAAAGGAGGAGATCGCAGGCGGCCTCCTGCGCTCTAGGAGGCCGTTTCTTTGGGTAATGCGAGACtcagaggaggaggaagagaagCTGAGCTGCTCAGAAGATTTGGATAAGATTGGGAAGATAGTGACGTGGTGCTCCCAGCTCGAGGTGCTGACGCACCAATCACTAGGATGCTTTGTCACGCACTGCGGGTGGAACTCGACTCTGGGGAGCCTGTCGTGTGGGGTCCCTGTCGTGGGGTTCCCTGGTTTGGCGGATCAGGGGACGAATGCGAAGATGATAGAGGATGTATGGAGGATAGGGGTTAGGGTTAGAGGGAATGAGGATGGGATTGTGGAGAGTCGGGAGATTTGGAGGTGTGTTGAGGAAGTGATGGATGGTGGTTTGAAGAGTTTGGAATATAGACAAAATGCTAATAAATGGAAGGGATTGGCCGGAGAAGCTGTGGCGGAAAATGGGAATTGGGGTGTGGCACGGAAAATGAGGAAATAA